A DNA window from Acidimicrobiia bacterium contains the following coding sequences:
- a CDS encoding DEAD/DEAH box helicase, with translation MDPRRFAEDRGLTLDSFQRDAMDALDAGSSVLVCAPTGAGKTLIAEFAVVAALGAGGRAFYTTPIKALSNQKYRDLREQVGESRVGLLTGDTSISPRASIVVMTTEVLRNMLYADSPALKGLGTVVLDEVHYLQDRARGAVWEEIIIHLPPEIGIVCLSATVSNADEFADWLREVRGDVVTVVEQERPVPLDHFWVAADRHDDLVILPTFATRRGVEVPNPDAVILEADHAPRRTRAHQRGGRRGGRGRSALRQPGRVELLDALRDRDELPAIYFIFSRAGCDRALDECVSAGVRFTTADEARRIRGIAESRTAALDDRDLDALGYSRWLHALERGLAAHHAGMVPAMKEAVEEAFVAGLVQVVFATETLALGVNMPARSVVLEKITKFTGTGHEMLTAAEYTQLGGRAGRRGLDAAGQVYVCWSPFVTFDQVAALAARTTYELRSSFRPTYNMAANLVKSHERAEAHELLNLSFAQFQSDRAVVGLERQLRKRRRDLRRAEKRGESTSRPARKVARLERRIAGRSENLSRSFDRVIGLLDSWGYVEGWSLTARGEVLAGLHCELDLVAAEMMAEGLLQDLDAPSVASVVSCCTFERRGSDDDSAPVGAPTREVGARVRRLQRISDALGAAETDADLPVTRAIDSGFAHEAYEWTRGDALADVLADDITGGDFVRCVRQLLDLLRQVAEAARAAGERETAGVAAEAADAALRGVIAASEER, from the coding sequence GTGGACCCGCGTCGCTTCGCCGAGGATCGGGGCCTGACGCTCGACTCCTTCCAGCGCGACGCGATGGACGCACTGGACGCGGGCTCCTCAGTTCTCGTGTGTGCGCCGACGGGGGCGGGCAAGACCCTCATCGCCGAGTTCGCGGTCGTGGCGGCGCTCGGGGCCGGCGGGCGCGCCTTCTACACGACACCCATCAAGGCGTTGTCGAACCAGAAGTACCGCGACCTCCGGGAGCAGGTGGGGGAGTCCCGCGTCGGCCTCCTCACCGGCGACACGAGCATCAGCCCGCGAGCGTCGATCGTCGTCATGACCACCGAGGTGTTACGCAACATGCTCTACGCCGACTCCCCGGCACTCAAGGGTCTCGGCACCGTGGTGCTCGACGAGGTCCACTATCTCCAGGACCGGGCGCGCGGAGCGGTGTGGGAGGAGATCATCATCCACCTCCCTCCGGAGATCGGGATCGTCTGCCTGTCCGCGACGGTGTCGAACGCCGACGAGTTCGCGGACTGGCTGCGGGAGGTACGTGGCGACGTCGTCACCGTCGTCGAGCAGGAGCGACCCGTGCCCCTGGACCACTTCTGGGTCGCGGCCGACCGGCACGATGACCTCGTGATCCTCCCGACCTTCGCGACCCGGAGAGGAGTCGAGGTCCCGAACCCCGACGCTGTCATTCTGGAGGCCGACCACGCCCCGCGCCGCACGCGAGCGCACCAGCGAGGCGGCCGGCGAGGCGGCCGCGGCCGGAGTGCGCTGCGACAGCCCGGCCGGGTGGAGCTCCTCGACGCTTTGCGGGACCGCGACGAGCTCCCGGCCATCTACTTCATCTTCAGCCGCGCCGGCTGCGACCGCGCCCTCGACGAGTGCGTCTCGGCCGGTGTGCGGTTCACGACCGCCGACGAGGCCCGCCGGATCCGCGGGATCGCCGAGTCCCGAACGGCTGCCCTCGATGACCGCGACCTCGACGCCCTGGGGTACAGCCGCTGGCTCCACGCTCTCGAACGGGGCCTGGCCGCTCACCATGCCGGAATGGTTCCGGCCATGAAGGAAGCCGTGGAGGAGGCCTTCGTCGCCGGTCTCGTGCAGGTCGTGTTCGCCACCGAGACACTCGCCCTGGGTGTGAACATGCCGGCCCGGTCTGTGGTGCTCGAGAAGATCACGAAGTTCACCGGCACCGGCCACGAGATGCTCACCGCCGCCGAGTACACCCAGCTCGGTGGGCGCGCCGGCCGGCGTGGTCTCGATGCGGCCGGGCAGGTCTACGTGTGCTGGAGCCCGTTCGTCACGTTCGACCAGGTGGCGGCGCTGGCAGCGCGGACCACCTACGAGCTCCGGTCGTCGTTCCGCCCGACCTACAACATGGCCGCCAACCTCGTGAAGAGCCACGAGCGGGCCGAGGCGCACGAACTGCTGAACCTGAGCTTTGCCCAGTTCCAGAGCGACCGGGCGGTCGTGGGCCTCGAACGCCAGCTTCGCAAGCGACGCCGTGATCTCCGCCGCGCGGAGAAGCGCGGGGAGTCGACGTCACGACCCGCCAGGAAGGTGGCACGTCTCGAGCGACGCATCGCGGGCCGTTCGGAGAACCTGTCGAGATCGTTCGACCGCGTCATCGGGCTCCTCGACAGCTGGGGTTATGTGGAGGGCTGGTCCCTCACCGCGCGGGGTGAGGTGCTGGCCGGCCTGCACTGTGAGCTGGACCTCGTGGCGGCGGAGATGATGGCCGAGGGGCTCCTGCAGGATCTGGACGCCCCGTCGGTGGCGTCGGTCGTGTCCTGCTGCACGTTCGAGCGTCGTGGCTCCGACGACGACAGCGCTCCCGTCGGGGCACCCACCCGGGAGGTCGGCGCCCGTGTGCGACGGCTCCAGCGGATCTCCGACGCGCTGGGGGCCGCCGAGACCGACGCCGATCTGCCGGTCACGCGGGCGATCGACTCGGGCTTCGCCCACGAGGCCTACGAGTGGACGCGGGGTGACGCACTGGCCGACGTCCTCGCCGACGACATCACCGGCGGCGACTTCGTTCGTTGCGTCCGACAGCTCCTCGACCTCCTGCGGCAGGTCGCCGAGGCGGCCCGGGCAGCGGGGGAGCGGGAGACAGCAGGGGTGGCGGCGGAGGCGGCCGACGCCGCGCTGCGAGGTGTCATCGCCGCGTCCGAGGAACGCTGA
- a CDS encoding FAD-dependent thymidylate synthase has translation MTYVAESFTDDEATVLRPYFTNLEGPVFALVNLPEVVKGALFARYSRSSKSLRRLFLDEFVGDLDLTGDLTVDATVGLRRAEELYERVFVEYGDDSVAQLGGVHLACEQASNVLTKILEWGRLMSYLEQSTRYIPYDIRLGGHYRYRRDPDVLGSSLGARYVSDMDTIFSTYSEMLPVMLEWARERHPKDPGDSDFVYKQTIKAKACDALRGLLPAATLSNVGIYGTGQAYEALLLRMRAHPLPEAREYAALMLTELRKVVPSFLSRVDREERGVAWSDYLAETRDETAAAASALLGDTEPAEAPAVTLTDWDPEGEDKVLAAICYAHTDLPEIQVFERIRQMDAGSRSALMDAYVGERVNRRHRPGRAFERVSYRFDVLCDYGAFRDLQRHRMLTLEWQPLVPSHGYDVPEAVIEAGEADRYREAMGRSAGLYGALREQFPDQASYAVALGYKVRFVMQMNAREAMHVLELRSTPQGHPVYRAIAQEMHRQIEHRAGHRLIAAAMRHVDDTQHDLERLEAERAAERRRQSPGA, from the coding sequence ATGACCTACGTGGCGGAGAGCTTCACCGACGACGAAGCCACCGTTCTGCGGCCCTACTTCACGAATCTCGAGGGGCCGGTGTTCGCCCTCGTGAACCTCCCCGAGGTCGTCAAGGGCGCGCTGTTCGCCCGCTACTCCCGCTCCTCCAAGAGCCTCCGACGGTTGTTTCTCGACGAGTTCGTGGGCGACCTCGACCTCACCGGTGACCTCACGGTCGACGCCACGGTCGGCCTACGCCGCGCCGAGGAGCTCTACGAGCGCGTGTTCGTCGAGTACGGCGATGACTCGGTAGCACAGCTCGGGGGTGTGCACCTGGCGTGCGAGCAGGCGAGCAACGTCCTCACGAAGATCCTCGAGTGGGGTCGCCTGATGTCGTATCTCGAGCAGTCGACGCGCTACATCCCCTATGACATCCGCCTGGGCGGGCACTACCGCTACCGGCGCGACCCCGACGTCCTCGGCTCGTCCCTGGGTGCGCGCTACGTGTCCGACATGGACACGATCTTCTCCACCTACTCCGAGATGCTGCCCGTCATGCTGGAGTGGGCGAGGGAGCGTCACCCCAAGGATCCCGGCGACTCCGATTTCGTCTACAAGCAGACCATCAAGGCCAAGGCGTGCGACGCCCTGCGCGGCCTGCTGCCTGCCGCCACCCTCTCGAACGTCGGGATCTACGGAACCGGCCAGGCCTACGAGGCACTGCTGCTGCGGATGCGCGCGCACCCGCTCCCCGAGGCGCGCGAATACGCCGCTCTCATGCTCACCGAGCTCCGCAAGGTGGTGCCGTCCTTCCTGAGCAGGGTCGATCGCGAGGAAAGGGGAGTGGCGTGGAGCGACTACCTCGCGGAGACACGCGACGAGACGGCCGCGGCCGCCAGCGCGTTGCTCGGTGACACCGAGCCGGCGGAGGCGCCCGCGGTCACCCTCACCGACTGGGACCCGGAGGGCGAGGACAAGGTCCTGGCGGCGATCTGCTACGCCCACACCGATCTGCCCGAGATCCAGGTGTTCGAGCGCATCCGCCAGATGGACGCCGGCTCCAGGAGCGCCCTGATGGACGCCTACGTCGGGGAGCGCGTCAACCGGAGGCACCGACCCGGGCGCGCGTTCGAGCGGGTCTCCTACCGCTTCGACGTCCTGTGCGACTACGGCGCCTTCCGCGATCTTCAACGTCACCGAATGCTCACGCTCGAGTGGCAGCCGCTCGTCCCCTCGCACGGCTACGACGTGCCCGAAGCCGTCATCGAGGCGGGTGAGGCCGACCGCTACCGGGAGGCGATGGGCCGCTCCGCCGGTCTGTACGGCGCGCTGCGCGAGCAGTTCCCCGACCAGGCCTCCTACGCCGTCGCGCTCGGATACAAGGTCCGCTTCGTCATGCAGATGAACGCGCGCGAGGCCATGCACGTGCTGGAGCTCCGCTCGACGCCGCAGGGCCATCCCGTCTACCGCGCCATCGCCCAGGAGATGCACCGTCAGATCGAGCACCGCGCCGGGCACCGCCTCATCGCGGCGGCCATGCGCCATGTCGACGACACCCAGCACGACCTCGAGCGACTGGAGGCCGAGCGGGCGGCGGAGCGGCGCCGGCAGAGCCCGGGCGCCTGA